A section of the Humulus lupulus chromosome 2, drHumLupu1.1, whole genome shotgun sequence genome encodes:
- the LOC133814361 gene encoding uncharacterized protein LOC133814361, giving the protein MAPRYIGPFEITERIGEVAYRLALPPQLGNVHDNFHVSMLRKYTPNPSHVIQYTEVPIQENLTYEEQPIKILEREIKVLQNREIPVVKVLLQNHSEDATWELESEMNYKYPHPHLFNFQLDVVL; this is encoded by the coding sequence ATGGCTCCTAGGTATATTGGACCCTTCGAGATAACAGAAAGAATTGGAGAGGTTGCCTATCGCCTTGCTTTACCACCTCAATTGGGTAATGTTCATGACAATTTTCATGTTTCGATGTTAAGAAAGTATACTCCAAACCCCTCACATGTGATTCAATACACTGAAGTCCCCATTCAGGAAAACCTgacttatgaggagcaaccaattAAAATACTTGAAAGGGAGATCAAGGTCCTGCAAAATAGAGAAATTCCAGTAGTAAAAGTGTTGTTGCAAAATCACAGTGAAGATGCCACATGGGAATTAGAGTCAGAAATGAATTACAAATATCCTCAtcctcatttgtttaattttcaaTTAGATGTAGTACTttga